From Neisseria musculi, the proteins below share one genomic window:
- a CDS encoding SDR family NAD(P)-dependent oxidoreductase: MDTKTIITGYSSGLGKALAEHYLQAGCSVLGLARRQVCLRPSEKLVRQPIDLGDTAALCAWLAGGALEQFVADAAEIVLINNAAAVAPNAVAGRQQAAEIAAAVPLNITAPMLLANHLIACKPGQAVLKITHIGSGAGRNAYPGWSVYGAAKAALDHHARCIAAERHPRVYIASVAPGVVDTDMQREIRRAHEADFPMVQRFLNLKSEGGLSSPQAAAAEIASIIADRHFGAEIIDDVRRLR; encoded by the coding sequence ATGGACACCAAAACCATCATCACCGGCTACAGCAGCGGCTTGGGCAAAGCGCTGGCCGAACACTATCTTCAGGCCGGTTGCAGCGTATTGGGTTTGGCGCGGCGGCAAGTGTGTTTAAGGCCGTCTGAAAAACTGGTGCGGCAGCCAATCGATTTAGGCGACACCGCCGCGCTTTGCGCCTGGTTGGCGGGCGGTGCTTTGGAGCAGTTTGTTGCAGACGCAGCCGAAATCGTCTTAATCAACAACGCTGCAGCGGTTGCACCCAATGCGGTGGCGGGGCGGCAGCAGGCGGCAGAAATCGCCGCCGCCGTGCCGCTCAACATTACCGCACCGATGCTGCTGGCCAACCATCTGATTGCCTGCAAGCCCGGGCAGGCAGTTTTAAAAATCACCCATATCGGCAGCGGGGCAGGGCGCAATGCCTATCCGGGCTGGAGCGTGTATGGCGCCGCCAAAGCCGCGCTCGACCACCACGCCCGCTGCATTGCGGCCGAACGGCACCCGCGCGTGTATATCGCATCGGTTGCCCCGGGCGTGGTCGATACCGATATGCAGCGCGAAATCCGCCGGGCGCATGAAGCGGATTTCCCGATGGTGCAGCGTTTTCTCAACCTGAAATCCGAAGGCGGCCTGAGCAGCCCGCAGGCAGCCGCCGCCGAAATTGCGTCAATCATTGCCGACAGGCATTTCGGCGCAGAAATTATCGATGATGTGCGCCGCCTGCGTTAG
- a CDS encoding Smr/MutS family protein: MSNDFQSVLKKLGKQAKQAAEMQAEAEAAASRQAAQQVDFAKEMAGVTPLKNSGCYTPPRDKSPIRPRQAQADALAAEDYFYVGGGGTGEPPATFSKNGQGKNDIRRLQSGHWPVVADVDLHGYTQEQAQQVLNEFIVFTQKRGVCGEIVHGSGLGSSGYRPVLKNLVRRWLMAHPDVLAYAEPRPGNDGAVRILLKRNRPWEQES, encoded by the coding sequence ATGAGCAACGATTTCCAATCGGTTTTGAAAAAATTGGGCAAACAGGCCAAGCAGGCCGCCGAAATGCAGGCCGAGGCAGAGGCGGCGGCAAGCAGGCAGGCAGCGCAGCAAGTGGATTTCGCCAAAGAAATGGCTGGCGTTACCCCGCTGAAAAACAGCGGCTGCTACACGCCGCCGCGCGACAAATCACCCATCAGGCCGCGCCAAGCCCAAGCAGACGCTTTGGCGGCGGAAGATTATTTTTATGTGGGTGGCGGCGGTACCGGCGAGCCGCCTGCAACCTTCAGCAAAAACGGGCAGGGTAAAAACGATATCCGCCGGTTGCAGAGCGGCCATTGGCCGGTGGTGGCAGATGTTGATCTGCACGGCTATACGCAGGAGCAGGCGCAGCAGGTGTTGAACGAATTTATCGTGTTTACCCAAAAACGCGGTGTGTGCGGCGAAATCGTGCACGGCAGCGGCTTGGGATCTTCGGGTTATCGGCCCGTGTTGAAAAATCTGGTGCGCCGATGGCTGATGGCCCATCCCGATGTGCTGGCTTATGCCGAGCCGCGCCCGGGCAACGATGGTGCGGTGAGGATTCTGCTGAAACGCAACCGCCCATGGGAGCAGGAAAGTTAG
- a CDS encoding IS1595 family transposase — MRKSRLSQYKQNKLIELFVAGVTARTAAQLVSVNKNTAAYYFHGLRLLIYHNSPHLEMLDGEVEVDESYFGGQRKGKRGRGAAGKVAVFGLLKRNGKVYTVAVPNTQTATLLPIIREQVKPDSIVYTDCYKSYDVLDVSEFSHFRINHSTHFAERQNHINGIENFWNQAKRHLRKFNGIPKEHFELYLKECEWRFNNSEIKFQISILKQLVKQDLF; from the coding sequence ATGAGAAAAAGTCGTTTAAGTCAGTACAAGCAAAACAAACTGATTGAACTATTTGTTGCAGGTGTTACCGCTCGCACAGCGGCGCAATTAGTTAGCGTCAATAAAAATACCGCTGCCTATTACTTCCACGGTTTGCGCTTACTTATCTATCACAACAGCCCGCATCTGGAAATGCTTGATGGTGAAGTAGAAGTTGATGAAAGTTATTTTGGCGGACAACGCAAAGGCAAACGTGGTCGCGGTGCGGCTGGCAAAGTGGCTGTATTCGGGCTTTTGAAGCGTAATGGTAAGGTTTACACCGTTGCCGTACCCAATACACAAACTGCGACTTTATTGCCAATTATCCGCGAGCAAGTGAAGCCTGATAGCATTGTTTATACCGATTGTTACAAAAGTTATGACGTTCTTGATGTGAGCGAATTTTCACATTTTCGGATCAATCACAGCACACATTTTGCTGAGCGACAAAATCACATTAACGGAATTGAGAACTTTTGGAACCAAGCAAAACGCCATTTACGCAAGTTTAACGGCATTCCCAAAGAGCATTTTGAACTGTATTTGAAAGAGTGTGAATGGCGTTTTAACAACAGTGAGATAAAATTTCAAATTTCTATTTTAAAACAATTAGTAAAGCAGGATTTGTTCTAG